In Cloacibacterium caeni, a single window of DNA contains:
- a CDS encoding prolyl oligopeptidase family serine peptidase, producing MKINTFTMALASLFLASCSSQVMKNSLNYPETKKVEHTDEYFGTKVADPYRWLEDDRAEDTKDWVQREVAFTQNYLNQIPFREEIRAQLKNIWNYEKISAPFKEGDYTYFYKNDGLQAQSVLYRTDKNGNTEVFLDPNKFSEKGTTSMSGLSFNKKGTLAAYNISEGGSDWQKIVIINAITKEKIDETITDVKFSGASWLGDEGFFYSSYGKVQGSELSVKTDMHKVYFHKLGTKQSEDKHIIGDENFKRRYMNIGVSDDERFLILSAATATNGNELYVKDLKNNTDWIAIQKGFDYNTDVLDTKGDFIYIMTDKNAPNMKLQKFDIKNPSVWTDVIPETENVLSASTGGGHIFAKYMKDAVSYMKQFDYNGKLIREITLPGIGTASNIGGKETAKELYYSFSNYITPGTTYKFNVENGTSEIYQKPNVKFNPEDYVSEQVFFTSKDGTKVPMMISYKKGIKLNGKNPTILYGYGGFNISVTPNFSVVNAIWMENGGIYAVPNLRGGGEYGKKWHVAGTQMQKKNVFEDFIAAGEYLQKNGYTSPEFMALSGRSNGGLLVGATMTMRPDLAKVAFPGVGVLDMLRYNKFTAGAGWSFDYGTAEDSKEMFEYLKSYSPVHNVRKGVCYPSTMIITSDHDDRVVPAHSFKFGAELQEKQSCNNPALIRIEVNAGHGAGRSTDQVIGENTDLMSFALYEMGIKELKK from the coding sequence ATGAAAATCAATACATTCACTATGGCATTAGCAAGTTTGTTTCTTGCCTCGTGCTCATCACAAGTTATGAAAAATTCATTGAACTATCCTGAAACCAAAAAAGTAGAACATACTGACGAATATTTTGGGACTAAAGTAGCAGATCCTTATCGTTGGTTAGAAGACGATCGTGCTGAAGATACTAAAGATTGGGTTCAGCGTGAAGTAGCTTTTACACAAAATTATCTTAATCAAATTCCGTTTCGTGAAGAAATTCGTGCACAGTTAAAAAACATTTGGAACTACGAGAAAATTTCTGCCCCATTTAAAGAAGGAGATTATACATATTTCTACAAAAATGACGGTTTACAAGCACAATCTGTACTCTACAGAACAGATAAAAATGGCAACACCGAAGTTTTCCTTGACCCGAATAAATTTTCAGAAAAAGGAACTACTTCTATGTCTGGCTTGTCTTTTAACAAAAAAGGAACCCTTGCCGCTTACAATATTTCTGAGGGAGGAAGTGATTGGCAAAAAATTGTCATCATCAATGCGATTACCAAAGAAAAAATAGACGAAACCATTACCGATGTTAAATTTTCTGGCGCTTCTTGGTTGGGAGACGAAGGTTTTTTCTACTCTAGTTACGGAAAAGTACAAGGCTCTGAACTTTCTGTAAAAACAGACATGCACAAAGTCTATTTCCATAAATTAGGGACCAAGCAATCTGAAGACAAACATATCATCGGCGATGAAAATTTCAAACGCAGATACATGAACATTGGCGTTTCAGACGACGAAAGATTCTTGATTCTTAGTGCTGCCACTGCAACCAACGGAAATGAATTGTACGTGAAAGACCTTAAAAATAACACCGATTGGATTGCGATACAAAAAGGATTTGATTACAATACCGATGTTTTAGACACCAAAGGAGATTTTATCTACATTATGACCGATAAAAATGCTCCAAACATGAAATTGCAGAAATTTGACATTAAAAATCCTTCTGTTTGGACAGACGTTATCCCAGAAACCGAAAATGTGTTAAGCGCTTCAACTGGTGGTGGTCATATCTTCGCAAAATACATGAAAGACGCTGTCTCTTACATGAAACAGTTCGATTATAACGGTAAATTAATTAGAGAAATCACTCTTCCTGGAATCGGTACCGCTTCTAATATTGGCGGCAAAGAAACTGCAAAAGAATTGTATTACTCTTTCAGCAATTATATCACGCCGGGAACTACTTATAAATTTAATGTAGAAAACGGAACTTCTGAGATTTATCAGAAACCAAACGTAAAATTCAATCCTGAAGATTATGTTTCTGAGCAAGTATTTTTCACTTCAAAAGATGGAACAAAAGTGCCGATGATGATTTCTTACAAAAAAGGAATTAAACTAAACGGTAAAAACCCTACCATTTTATACGGTTACGGCGGTTTCAACATTTCTGTAACCCCAAATTTCTCCGTAGTGAATGCAATCTGGATGGAAAACGGCGGAATTTATGCTGTTCCAAATCTTAGAGGAGGCGGTGAGTACGGCAAAAAATGGCACGTTGCAGGAACACAAATGCAAAAGAAAAATGTTTTCGAAGATTTTATAGCTGCAGGTGAATATTTACAGAAAAACGGTTACACTTCGCCAGAATTTATGGCACTTTCTGGCCGTTCAAACGGTGGTTTATTAGTTGGCGCAACCATGACGATGAGACCTGATTTAGCGAAAGTAGCTTTCCCTGGAGTTGGCGTTCTTGATATGTTGAGATACAATAAATTTACAGCAGGAGCTGGTTGGTCATTCGATTACGGAACTGCGGAAGATTCAAAAGAAATGTTCGAATATTTGAAATCATACTCACCAGTTCACAATGTGAGAAAAGGCGTTTGTTATCCTTCTACGATGATTATCACGAGCGATCATGATGACAGAGTAGTTCCAGCGCACTCTTTTAAATTCGGGGCAGAATTACAAGAAAAACAAAGTTGTAACAACCCTGCTTTAATCAGAATCGAAGTAAATGCAGGACATGGAGCTGGTAGAAGTACAGACCAAGTCATCGGCGAAAACACAGATTTGATGAGTTTTGCACTCTATGAAATGGGAATTAAAGAATTGAAAAAATAA